In Pirellulales bacterium, the following are encoded in one genomic region:
- the pelA gene encoding pectate lyase produces MTLRTVLLVLLGTALLDGRAAWGEVRFSRNLLKQEDAWFRTDEARAVADSVIQYQSPHGGWPKSTNLAQPPRSPEDVPPPGRGRANSLDNDATTVPMQFLARMTHATGEAKYRDSFLRGVDYLLAAQLPNGGWPQFWPLRNGYYAHITYNDGAMIRVLEVLRDVAHGNTPYEFVDAVRRENAARAVARGVDCILKTQIKQDGRLTAWCAQHDEETLEPTWARAYEPPSLSGAETVGIVRFLMSIDDPSDDVVAAVDGAVAWLRSVQLTGWRVDQVVAADGRRERRLVAAAEAPPLWARFYELETNRPLYLDRDSVFRYDFGELSDERRNGYAYHGTWAAALLDKHYPRWRAKYGIVREDAPPAGGVR; encoded by the coding sequence ATGACTTTGCGTACCGTCTTGCTCGTCTTGCTGGGGACGGCGCTCCTCGACGGCCGCGCCGCCTGGGGAGAAGTCCGGTTCAGCAGGAACCTGCTGAAGCAGGAGGATGCCTGGTTTCGAACGGACGAAGCCCGTGCCGTCGCGGACAGCGTGATTCAGTACCAGTCGCCCCACGGGGGGTGGCCCAAGAGCACGAACCTCGCCCAGCCGCCGCGTTCTCCCGAGGACGTTCCGCCGCCGGGACGGGGCCGCGCGAACAGCTTGGACAACGATGCGACGACGGTCCCGATGCAGTTTCTGGCGCGGATGACTCACGCGACCGGCGAAGCCAAGTACCGCGATTCGTTTTTGCGCGGCGTCGATTACTTGCTCGCCGCTCAGCTCCCCAACGGGGGATGGCCGCAATTCTGGCCGCTGCGAAACGGCTACTACGCACACATCACCTACAACGACGGCGCCATGATCCGAGTGCTGGAGGTGCTGCGCGACGTAGCTCACGGAAACACCCCCTACGAGTTCGTGGACGCGGTGCGGCGCGAGAACGCGGCTCGTGCGGTGGCGCGGGGCGTCGACTGTATTTTGAAGACTCAGATCAAGCAGGACGGGCGGCTCACGGCGTGGTGTGCGCAGCATGACGAGGAGACGCTCGAGCCGACTTGGGCTCGGGCGTACGAGCCGCCGTCGCTTTCGGGCGCGGAGACCGTGGGCATCGTCCGCTTCCTGATGTCGATCGATGATCCTTCGGACGACGTCGTGGCCGCCGTCGACGGAGCCGTGGCTTGGCTGCGGTCCGTGCAACTGACAGGCTGGCGCGTCGACCAGGTCGTCGCCGCCGACGGGCGCCGCGAGCGAAGGCTGGTCGCCGCCGCCGAAGCCCCGCCGCTGTGGGCCCGCTTCTACGAACTGGAAACGAACCGTCCGTTGTATCTCGACCGCGATTCCGTGTTCCGATACGACTTCGGCGAACTCAGCGACGAACGACGCAACGGATACGCGTACCACGGCACATGGGCCGCTGCGCTGCTCGACAAGCACTATCCTCGCTGGCGTGCGAAATACGGGATTGTCCGAGAAGACGCTCCTCCCGCAGGGGGCGTGCGATAG
- a CDS encoding PEP-CTERM sorting domain-containing protein, protein MADFESAGNVPDTVNLNGTTKTFTATGGPVVINVAGDFILNSGATLRLTGASPLDFFVFNIAANAKFDIQGSVVELLGDVTISDVLFNVKGVVGGGGEDDAKIQESLFRGTLLAAGRNVLVNDNEFSEGHGIYGALIAGNKLIVQESDIVHDPFMPVPEPATCALAGLGVAAATLQRRRPS, encoded by the coding sequence GTGGCCGATTTTGAGAGCGCGGGCAACGTTCCCGACACGGTCAATCTCAACGGCACGACCAAAACGTTCACCGCAACCGGCGGACCGGTGGTGATCAACGTCGCGGGCGATTTCATCCTGAATTCCGGCGCTACGTTGCGCCTTACCGGCGCCAGTCCGCTCGATTTCTTCGTCTTCAACATCGCGGCCAACGCCAAGTTCGACATTCAGGGCTCGGTCGTCGAATTGCTGGGCGACGTCACCATCAGCGACGTGCTGTTCAACGTCAAGGGAGTCGTTGGCGGAGGCGGCGAAGACGACGCCAAGATTCAAGAGAGCCTCTTCCGGGGCACGCTCCTGGCCGCCGGACGAAACGTGCTGGTCAACGACAACGAGTTCAGCGAGGGGCACGGCATCTACGGCGCTCTGATTGCCGGCAACAAGCTGATCGTCCAGGAATCGGACATCGTCCACGACCCGTTCATGCCGGTCCCCGAGCCCGCAACCTGCGCTCTTGCCGGACTCGGCGTCGCCGCCGCAACGCTGCAGCGGCGCCGGCCGTCGTAG
- a CDS encoding response regulator produces the protein MGLETNNARDSRHEPSTDRPVGAVEQALVARDAEPLFVVGLGASAGGLEALETFFERMPADAGMAFVVVQHLSPDFKSLMDELLSRRTEIPVHRVEDGVVVEPNAIYLIPPKKEMIIAGGRLLLTDKDPAAGLSLPIDTFFRSLAQEAGERAAAIVLSGTGSDGSRGVRAVHDAGGLVIAQSEETARFDGMPRSAIETRAVDLVLPPEAMPQALLDHVRRPILGARLGGLSGEVVSESGMNAIYALLRAEIGIDFTHYKPTTVLRRIDRRLRIAHAADLDEYVAALRSQPAELHALSKDLLIGVTRFFRDPEFFARLAADVVPDLVALATRDEGLRVWVAGCATGEEAYSLAMLFHEAVTAAGRPLDLKIFATDVHRASLEFASAGLYDEGALADVAPARRERYFLPQNGRWQIVPELRKLIVFAPHNVIKDAPFTKLDLISCRNLLIYLQAPAQKKALSLFHFGLKTGGVLALGPSESPGEIAEEFATLDPHWKLYRKRRDVRLFAEMRAPLAPVVPPVPPVPVAGSVLRRPRTALPDANLLRVYDELLEAYVPPSFLINAQREVLHAFAGAGRWLRVPDGRLSADLLDMVDRDLRLAISRALQRAVQENAPAALGGVRREAGGAAERLRVSVRPLAVRGAGEPYCLVAIEPDERPPAVAAPAGELDVAAASEQRLSELDDELRYAQENLQAAVEEMETTNEELQATNEELVASNEELQSTNEELHSVNEELHTVNAEHQRKITELTELTDDMDNLLRSTDVGTIFLDRELLIRKFTPRIAESFRLLPQDVGRRIDSFAHDVLHPGLLDDVRRVLADGAAIERDVQDKRGEWHLLRILPYRTQEAIEGAVVTLIPVTRLKKTEAELRRLSKVFMDGADPILIEDLTGTILDLNREAERAYGWSRAELVGQPVTKLIPPALHARSDALRQQCLRDDSVRNVEAVRCARHGEPRPVLLTLSLLHDESGRRAAIASIAKDISAQKQAEQDARDAARRRDQFLAMLSHELRNPLGALLNATRFVVRAGNRDPALGRACAVIERQGKQLARLLEDLLEVSRVTQGKIRVAPQIVDLVASAQEAVQVLQPLVDRRGHALETEFPERPLYVEGDPARLLQVQENLLENAAKYTPRGGTIRLVVREEAGEAVVTVRDNGVGVPPEMQSRIFELFVQSPQALEEDEAGMGIGLTLVQSIVSLHGGRVAVRSDGPGTGSEFEVRLPTTAERPAATPAAAVAPSPAGMRVVVVEDNADSREMLAALLTMDGYDVATAADGRQGVRTVLERAPDVALVDLGLPGIDGLEVARRIRAAELPRPVRLVALTGYGRAVDREAVFAAGFDEHLVKPVDPDELVRILRPPPAGS, from the coding sequence ATGGGCCTGGAGACGAACAACGCGCGGGATTCCCGTCACGAGCCGTCGACCGACCGACCTGTCGGGGCGGTCGAGCAGGCGCTCGTCGCCCGCGACGCGGAGCCGTTGTTCGTCGTCGGCCTGGGAGCGTCCGCCGGGGGGCTGGAAGCGCTCGAGACGTTCTTCGAGCGGATGCCCGCCGATGCGGGGATGGCCTTCGTCGTCGTCCAGCATCTGTCGCCGGACTTCAAGAGCCTGATGGACGAGCTCCTGTCGCGCCGCACCGAGATCCCCGTCCATCGCGTCGAGGACGGCGTGGTCGTCGAGCCGAACGCGATCTACCTGATTCCTCCGAAGAAGGAGATGATCATCGCCGGGGGCCGGCTGCTGCTGACCGACAAGGATCCGGCGGCCGGCTTGAGCCTGCCGATCGACACGTTCTTCCGATCGCTGGCGCAGGAGGCGGGAGAACGCGCGGCGGCAATCGTCTTGTCCGGAACGGGCAGCGACGGCTCGCGGGGCGTCCGCGCCGTTCACGACGCGGGAGGACTCGTCATCGCGCAGTCCGAGGAGACGGCTCGGTTCGACGGGATGCCCCGCAGCGCGATCGAAACGCGGGCGGTCGACTTGGTGCTCCCCCCCGAGGCCATGCCGCAGGCGCTGCTCGATCACGTTCGCCGACCGATTCTCGGAGCGCGACTCGGGGGCCTTTCCGGGGAGGTCGTTTCCGAGAGCGGGATGAACGCGATCTACGCCCTGCTTCGCGCCGAGATCGGGATCGACTTCACGCACTACAAACCGACCACCGTCTTGAGGCGGATCGACCGCCGGCTCCGGATCGCGCACGCCGCCGACCTCGACGAATACGTCGCCGCGCTCCGGAGCCAACCGGCCGAACTCCACGCGTTGTCCAAGGATCTGCTGATCGGGGTGACGCGATTCTTTCGGGATCCCGAGTTCTTCGCCCGGCTCGCCGCGGACGTCGTTCCCGACCTCGTCGCTCTGGCGACGCGCGACGAGGGGCTGCGCGTCTGGGTCGCCGGGTGCGCGACCGGCGAGGAAGCCTATTCGCTCGCCATGCTCTTTCACGAAGCGGTGACGGCGGCGGGGCGGCCCCTGGACCTCAAGATCTTCGCGACCGACGTCCACCGGGCGAGCCTCGAATTCGCCTCCGCCGGCCTCTACGACGAGGGGGCGTTGGCCGACGTCGCGCCGGCCCGCCGGGAGCGGTACTTCCTGCCCCAGAACGGCCGCTGGCAGATCGTCCCGGAGCTGCGGAAACTGATCGTGTTCGCGCCGCACAACGTGATCAAGGACGCCCCCTTCACGAAGCTCGACCTGATCAGCTGCCGCAATCTGCTGATCTACCTGCAGGCCCCCGCCCAGAAGAAGGCGCTGTCGCTGTTTCACTTCGGGCTCAAGACCGGCGGGGTGCTGGCCCTCGGCCCCAGCGAAAGCCCGGGGGAGATCGCCGAAGAATTCGCGACGCTCGATCCCCACTGGAAGCTCTATCGGAAACGGCGCGACGTGCGGCTGTTCGCCGAGATGCGAGCGCCCCTCGCGCCGGTCGTTCCGCCCGTCCCGCCCGTCCCGGTCGCGGGGAGCGTCCTGCGCCGTCCGCGGACGGCGCTCCCCGACGCCAACCTCCTCCGTGTCTACGACGAGCTGCTCGAGGCGTACGTCCCGCCGAGTTTTCTGATCAATGCGCAGCGCGAGGTCCTCCACGCGTTCGCGGGGGCGGGACGCTGGCTGCGGGTCCCGGACGGCCGTCTCTCCGCCGATCTGCTCGACATGGTCGACCGCGATCTGCGGCTGGCGATTTCGAGAGCCTTGCAGCGGGCGGTCCAGGAGAACGCGCCGGCCGCGCTCGGCGGCGTGCGGCGGGAGGCCGGCGGCGCGGCGGAGCGGCTCCGCGTCTCCGTGCGGCCGCTCGCGGTCCGCGGAGCGGGCGAACCGTACTGCCTCGTCGCGATTGAACCGGACGAGCGGCCCCCCGCGGTCGCAGCGCCCGCCGGGGAGCTCGACGTCGCAGCGGCCTCGGAGCAGCGGCTGTCGGAACTCGACGACGAACTCCGGTACGCCCAGGAGAACCTGCAGGCGGCCGTCGAGGAGATGGAAACGACGAACGAAGAGCTGCAGGCGACCAACGAGGAGCTCGTCGCGTCGAACGAGGAACTCCAAAGCACGAACGAGGAGCTCCACTCGGTCAACGAGGAACTGCACACCGTCAACGCGGAGCATCAGCGCAAGATCACCGAGCTGACCGAACTCACCGACGACATGGACAATCTGCTGCGGAGCACGGACGTCGGCACGATCTTTCTCGATCGGGAGCTGTTGATCCGCAAATTCACGCCCCGGATCGCCGAGTCGTTCCGGCTCCTCCCGCAGGACGTCGGCCGGCGGATCGACAGTTTTGCGCACGACGTCCTCCACCCCGGCTTGCTCGACGACGTCCGGCGCGTCTTGGCGGACGGCGCCGCGATCGAACGGGACGTACAGGACAAGCGGGGGGAGTGGCATCTGCTGCGGATCCTCCCCTATCGCACTCAGGAGGCGATCGAAGGGGCCGTCGTGACGCTGATCCCCGTGACGCGGCTCAAGAAGACCGAGGCCGAACTGCGGCGGCTGTCGAAGGTCTTCATGGACGGCGCCGACCCGATCCTCATCGAGGATCTTACGGGCACGATCCTCGACTTGAATCGCGAGGCGGAGCGGGCCTACGGCTGGTCCCGTGCGGAGCTCGTCGGGCAGCCCGTCACGAAGCTGATCCCTCCCGCCCTCCACGCTCGGAGCGACGCGCTCCGCCAACAGTGCCTGCGCGACGACTCGGTCCGCAACGTCGAGGCGGTCCGCTGCGCGCGTCACGGCGAACCGAGGCCCGTGCTCCTGACGCTGTCGCTCTTGCACGACGAGTCGGGGCGGCGGGCGGCGATCGCCAGCATCGCCAAGGACATTTCCGCGCAGAAACAGGCCGAGCAGGACGCCCGCGACGCCGCTCGCCGCCGGGACCAGTTCCTGGCGATGCTCTCCCACGAGCTCCGCAATCCGCTCGGCGCCCTGCTCAACGCGACGCGGTTCGTCGTCCGCGCGGGGAACCGCGATCCCGCTCTCGGCCGGGCGTGCGCAGTCATCGAGCGTCAGGGGAAGCAGTTGGCGCGGCTCTTGGAGGACCTGCTCGAAGTCTCCCGCGTCACGCAGGGGAAGATCCGCGTCGCTCCCCAGATCGTCGATCTCGTCGCCAGCGCCCAGGAGGCCGTCCAGGTCTTACAACCGCTCGTCGACCGCCGCGGGCACGCGCTCGAGACGGAGTTCCCCGAGCGACCGCTCTACGTCGAGGGAGATCCGGCGCGACTGTTGCAAGTTCAGGAGAATCTCCTGGAGAACGCGGCGAAGTACACCCCGCGGGGCGGGACGATTCGGCTGGTCGTCCGCGAGGAGGCGGGGGAGGCGGTCGTCACGGTCCGCGACAACGGCGTCGGGGTCCCGCCCGAGATGCAGTCCCGGATCTTCGAGCTCTTCGTCCAGTCGCCGCAGGCGCTCGAGGAGGACGAAGCGGGGATGGGGATCGGCCTCACGTTGGTGCAGTCGATCGTCAGTTTGCACGGCGGGCGGGTCGCGGTTCGGAGCGACGGCCCCGGCACGGGGAGCGAATTCGAAGTCCGGCTTCCGACGACCGCCGAGCGCCCCGCCGCGACCCCGGCCGCCGCCGTCGCGCCGTCCCCGGCGGGGATGCGCGTCGTCGTCGTCGAGGACAACGCCGACAGCCGGGAGATGCTCGCAGCGCTGCTGACGATGGACGGGTACGACGTCGCGACGGCCGCCGACGGCCGGCAAGGGGTGCGGACCGTCCTCGAGCGGGCGCCGGACGTCGCCCTCGTCGATCTCGGGTTGCCGGGGATCGACGGCTTGGAAGTCGCGCGACGGATCCGCGCGGCCGAGCTGCCGCGGCCGGTCCGGCTCGTCGCCCTCACCGGCTACGGCCGCGCCGTCGATCGGGAAGCGGTCTTCGCCGCCGGCTTCGACGAGCATCTCGTCAAGCCGGTCGATCCCGACGAGCTGGTGCGAATCCTCCGCCCGCCCCCGGCGGGGAGCTGA
- a CDS encoding response regulator — translation MLVLSRGRNDKVVFPTLGISVEILRVEGKHVRLGIDAPKSIPVLRAELAEDRRESPTDRAAPSGGLDHATRNRLQRATLGLRVLQRKLDAGRTDDAEPTVLEILRELKAIEAELDGDDASRDAAAPLPRTPRALVVEDDPHERELLAGYLRLSGFAVDDAQDGLQAMVHLAKPGPPDVVLLDMKMPRFDGPKTVAAIRRHPEHRDLKIFAVTGTVPAEADVPVGPHGVNRWFTKPVDPEELVRAMERDLAAELVPA, via the coding sequence ATGCTTGTTCTCTCTCGAGGACGAAACGACAAGGTCGTCTTCCCCACGCTCGGCATTTCCGTAGAGATCTTGCGCGTCGAGGGGAAGCACGTTCGACTTGGAATCGACGCCCCCAAATCGATCCCCGTCCTCCGCGCGGAACTCGCCGAGGACCGCCGCGAATCGCCGACCGACCGCGCAGCGCCGAGCGGCGGGCTCGACCACGCGACGCGGAACCGGCTCCAACGGGCGACGCTCGGCCTCCGCGTGTTGCAGCGCAAACTCGACGCGGGGCGAACCGACGACGCCGAGCCGACCGTCTTGGAGATCTTGCGGGAGCTCAAAGCGATCGAGGCGGAGCTCGACGGCGACGACGCGTCGCGCGACGCCGCGGCGCCCCTCCCCCGCACCCCCCGCGCGCTGGTCGTCGAGGACGATCCCCACGAACGGGAACTCCTCGCCGGCTATCTCCGGCTGAGCGGATTCGCGGTCGACGACGCGCAGGACGGCCTCCAGGCGATGGTTCATCTCGCCAAGCCCGGACCGCCCGACGTCGTGCTCCTCGACATGAAGATGCCGCGCTTCGACGGTCCCAAGACGGTCGCCGCGATCCGCCGCCATCCCGAGCATCGCGACCTGAAGATCTTCGCGGTCACCGGCACGGTTCCGGCGGAGGCCGACGTCCCGGTCGGTCCGCACGGCGTGAACCGCTGGTTCACGAAACCGGTCGACCCGGAGGAATTGGTGCGCGCCATGGAGCGCGACCTGGCCGCGGAACTCGTTCCGGCGTGA
- a CDS encoding FecR domain-containing protein → MRQSGNQFVDNHAPATVAAAVVLGTIGLARAAAVEPYSFGQLVVQATSPALTDAQEAAFPFGSSPLDRTLGAAVTGSQASAGLVLDAATFRVDGSGVGTNNRNPGHFGGYANVSAVRFRHYYAYSPTLPWGAEVTLEARFSVSGALGFRYVDVPGGAGVDLDLGPALGYGEAEPSLFPVFPYELHARPLDSHTTTPGDLTASFTRSGDLPALSLAGASASQPVTTSPASLPMSGTFAFQFPARIGERFSLGQVVAAGVAAGTNAENVDPDDPRAGAQATWSANLTVPAFALPGGVELREAPRHEVATLQCDPAGVWIEPIGRPRFPAQDGYALVEGDVVLNTSAHEVTVLFEDGAKAALLPNGTLEVGTLRSPTVVETIVKLLAGKLSFETLFGAGPRPRVVTSTAAVAVRGTRYELEYGEADRLGTLDLSVSAGTVDVTDVLGRSYAVTGGESLRLDLPLPPPGPSTGDFDRDADVDGDDFLRWQRGAGTNAGAFRFDGDGDGNGTVDRDDLAIWTTQFGTAGAAAAGSAPEPPTRLLLAAAIAGLLAGRLPARRADSR, encoded by the coding sequence ATGCGGCAGTCAGGAAACCAATTCGTCGACAACCATGCGCCAGCGACCGTCGCCGCGGCGGTCGTCCTGGGAACGATCGGGCTGGCCCGCGCGGCTGCGGTCGAGCCCTACTCCTTCGGTCAGCTCGTCGTGCAGGCGACGAGTCCGGCGCTGACCGACGCGCAGGAAGCCGCGTTTCCGTTCGGCTCGAGCCCGCTCGACCGCACGCTCGGCGCCGCCGTGACGGGAAGTCAAGCCTCCGCCGGGCTGGTCCTCGACGCCGCGACCTTCCGCGTGGACGGGTCGGGCGTCGGAACCAACAATCGCAACCCCGGGCATTTCGGCGGGTACGCGAACGTCAGCGCCGTTCGCTTCCGACACTACTATGCGTACTCTCCGACGCTTCCTTGGGGCGCCGAGGTGACGCTCGAGGCCCGGTTCAGCGTCAGCGGTGCGCTCGGGTTCCGCTACGTCGACGTTCCGGGGGGCGCCGGGGTCGACCTCGATCTCGGCCCCGCGCTCGGCTACGGCGAAGCGGAGCCGTCGCTCTTTCCGGTCTTTCCCTACGAACTCCACGCCCGTCCGCTCGACAGCCACACGACGACCCCCGGCGACCTGACCGCGTCGTTCACCCGGTCGGGCGACCTGCCGGCGTTGAGTCTCGCGGGCGCCAGCGCGTCGCAGCCGGTGACGACCTCGCCGGCGTCGCTGCCGATGAGCGGGACGTTCGCGTTTCAGTTTCCGGCCCGGATCGGCGAACGGTTTTCGCTGGGACAGGTCGTCGCCGCGGGCGTCGCGGCCGGGACGAACGCCGAGAACGTCGATCCGGACGATCCGCGCGCCGGCGCTCAAGCGACCTGGAGCGCGAACCTGACCGTCCCCGCGTTCGCACTGCCGGGCGGCGTCGAGTTGCGCGAGGCGCCGCGGCACGAAGTCGCCACGTTGCAGTGCGACCCCGCGGGCGTGTGGATCGAGCCGATCGGACGGCCCCGCTTCCCGGCTCAGGACGGCTACGCGCTCGTCGAAGGGGACGTCGTGCTCAACACGTCCGCCCATGAAGTCACAGTCCTGTTCGAGGACGGGGCGAAAGCGGCGCTCTTACCGAACGGCACGTTGGAAGTGGGGACTCTGCGGAGTCCGACCGTCGTCGAAACGATCGTCAAGCTGCTCGCGGGGAAGCTGTCGTTCGAAACCTTGTTCGGCGCCGGGCCGCGTCCCCGGGTCGTAACCTCGACGGCCGCCGTCGCCGTCCGCGGCACCCGTTACGAATTGGAGTACGGGGAAGCGGATCGCCTCGGGACCTTGGACCTGAGCGTCTCCGCGGGGACCGTCGACGTGACGGACGTGCTGGGCCGGTCGTATGCGGTGACCGGCGGCGAAAGCCTTCGCCTCGACCTGCCGCTGCCGCCCCCCGGGCCTTCGACCGGCGATTTCGATCGCGACGCCGACGTCGACGGCGACGATTTCCTGAGGTGGCAGCGGGGAGCCGGGACGAACGCCGGGGCCTTCCGATTCGACGGCGACGGCGACGGGAACGGGACGGTCGATCGCGACGATCTGGCGATCTGGACGACGCAGTTCGGCACGGCCGGCGCGGCGGCCGCCGGGAGCGCGCCGGAGCCGCCGACGCGACTGCTGCTGGCCGCGGCGATCGCGGGACTGCTCGCAGGGCGCCTGCCGGCCCGGCGGGCTGACTCCCGCTGA
- a CDS encoding glycosyltransferase family 4 protein: MIDAERAAERGREAAPPAPSEPPRLTLLYHFFRPDDVVSARLFDELATGLAERGWRVTVRPANRSCFGRGRRFSRREVRAGVEIRRVWRPDFDQSSNRGRLLNSAWMHAAWAWSALASRRRPNEVMLVGTDPILGVLAAIPWKLLRRRTKTAHWCFDLYPDAAVADGMLAPDGWLPRLLARLTAAAYRRCDLVADLGACMGRRLQAIEPSCRPATITPWSLVEPATPPAPDPAVRRELFGDATLGLLYSGSFGRAHSYEEFLALARALRGSGVAFCFAGRGNRADELRAAVGPDDANVRFAGFAPEDQLEQRLTACDLHLVSLRPEWTGTVVPSKFFGALAAGRGVVYAGAPESAIAGWVRAHDAGWVLTPATVPEVAAQLRALADNPVELAALRRRCHAAYHAHFSRQRMVEQWDAALRALLAERR, from the coding sequence ATGATCGACGCCGAGCGGGCAGCCGAGCGCGGCCGCGAGGCCGCCCCCCCCGCGCCGTCCGAGCCGCCGCGCCTGACCCTCCTCTACCACTTCTTCCGCCCCGACGACGTCGTCAGCGCACGGCTGTTCGACGAACTGGCGACGGGGCTCGCCGAGCGCGGGTGGCGGGTCACGGTTCGGCCCGCCAACCGCAGTTGCTTCGGCCGCGGTCGGCGGTTTTCGCGCCGCGAAGTTCGCGCCGGCGTCGAGATCCGCCGCGTTTGGCGGCCCGATTTCGACCAGTCGTCCAACCGCGGCCGGCTGCTGAACTCGGCCTGGATGCACGCCGCCTGGGCGTGGTCGGCCCTCGCGTCGCGGCGCCGGCCGAACGAGGTGATGCTGGTGGGCACCGACCCAATCCTGGGGGTGCTCGCCGCGATTCCCTGGAAGCTGCTGCGTCGCCGCACGAAGACGGCCCACTGGTGTTTTGACCTCTACCCCGACGCGGCGGTCGCCGACGGCATGCTCGCCCCCGACGGCTGGCTGCCGCGGCTCCTCGCTCGGCTGACCGCGGCGGCCTATCGGCGGTGCGACTTGGTGGCCGACCTGGGGGCCTGCATGGGCCGGCGGCTGCAGGCGATCGAGCCGAGCTGTCGCCCCGCGACGATCACCCCCTGGTCGCTCGTCGAGCCCGCGACCCCGCCGGCGCCCGACCCCGCGGTCCGGCGCGAGTTGTTCGGCGACGCCACCCTGGGGCTCCTCTACTCGGGCAGCTTCGGCCGGGCCCACTCGTACGAAGAGTTCCTGGCGCTGGCCCGCGCCCTGCGCGGCAGCGGGGTCGCGTTCTGCTTCGCGGGCCGGGGGAACCGGGCCGACGAACTGCGAGCGGCGGTCGGGCCCGACGACGCGAACGTCCGCTTCGCGGGCTTCGCCCCCGAGGACCAACTCGAACAACGGCTCACGGCCTGCGACCTCCACCTCGTGAGCCTCCGCCCCGAGTGGACCGGCACGGTCGTCCCCTCGAAATTCTTCGGCGCCCTGGCCGCGGGGCGGGGGGTCGTTTACGCCGGGGCGCCCGAGTCGGCGATCGCCGGCTGGGTCCGCGCGCACGACGCCGGCTGGGTGCTGACCCCCGCGACGGTCCCCGAGGTCGCCGCTCAACTCCGCGCGCTCGCGGACAACCCCGTCGAACTGGCCGCCCTCCGCCGCCGCTGCCACGCCGCCTATCACGCGCACTTCAGCCGGCAACGGATGGTCGAGCAGTGGGACGCGGCGCTGCGCGCGCTGCTGGCCGAGCGCCGCTAG